A DNA window from Brassica napus cultivar Da-Ae chromosome A4, Da-Ae, whole genome shotgun sequence contains the following coding sequences:
- the LOC106446895 gene encoding probable LRR receptor-like serine/threonine-protein kinase At3g47570: protein MRLFLLYSFSAFMLLEAYGFSDETDRRALLDFKSQVSEDTQVVLSSWNNSSPLCNWKGVTCGVKHKRVIRLDLGGSQLGGVISPSIGNLSFLKSLDLINNSFTGAIPHEVGNLFRLHFLDLSSNALEGMIPISIFNCSRLSRLYLDTNHLRGGISSELGSLTKLVRLDLSQNNLTGKLPSSLGNLTSLTEFQLHDNSLEGEIPGDIARLNQMVEFSVAANNFSGGFPHAIYNFSSLEYLHIRNNLFSGFLRTDFGKLLPNLVRLNMRYNYFKGAIPATLANISNLQHFSINDNRMTGSIPSSIGKLRDLQYVFFSNNFWVGDLQFLDALTNCTQLVALSSSGSMLGGHLPSSLANLSTNLRFLDLANNLISGNIPHQIGNLVSLQELTLEGNLLTGLLTTSIGKLLRLQGLDLRFNSISGEIPPSIGNLTRLERLYLANNRFEGTITPSLSNCTSLLHLLIGSNKLFGTIPQDIMQIQSLVSLVVSGNSLTGSLPEDVGRLENLVDLWAANNKLSGQLPQTLGNCLSLETLLLEGNHFDGAFPNIQRLKGLKIIDFSNNSLFGSIPAYLANFSALEYLNLSFNNFEGSLPTEGKFQNASIVSVFGNKNLCGGIKEWKLKPCSRGSKHSSGSKHVKIGVSIGISFLLLLLFVASVYQCLFRKRKKNQQTNNPATSTLEVFHERMSYGEIRNATNGFSSGNMIGSGSFGTVFKASFPAENKVVAVKVLNMQRRGAMRSFIAECESLKGIRHRNLVKLLTACSSIDFQGNEFKALVYEFMPNGNLDMWLHPEEVEETTHRPSRALTLLERLNIAVDVASVLEYLHVHCFEAIAHCDIKPSNVLLDDDMTAHVSDFGLARLLNFDQESFFNQLSSAGVRGTIGYAAPEYGVGGQPSIHGDVYSFGILLLEMITGKRPTSDFLEGNFSLHSYIKSVLPEGVLGITDESILDNGLRVSFPIAECLTLVLDVGLRCSEESPTKRLTVSEARKELISMRERFFKTRRTARH from the exons atgagattGTTTCTTTTATACTCTTTCAGTGCTTTTATGTTACTTGAAGCATATGGTTTTAGTGATGAAACTGATAGGAGAGCATTGCTGGACTTCAAATCTCAAGTTTCAGAAGACACACAAGTTGTCTTGTCCTCATGGAACAACTCATCCCCTCTCTGCAACTGGAAAGGAGTTACATGCGGCGTCAAACACAAGAGAGTTATTCGTTTGGACCTAGGAGGGTCGCAATTGGGCGGGGTGATATCACCATCTATTGGTAATCTTTCGTTTCTCAAATCACTCGATCTCATTAATAACTCTTTTACTGGAGCCATCCCACACGAGGTGGGAAATCTGTTTAGACTTCATTTCTTGGATCTAAGTTCTAATGCTCTAGAAGGAATGATTCCAATCAGCATATTTAACTGCTCTAGATTGTCCCGCCTTTATTTAGATACAAATCATCTTCGAGGAGGTATTAGTTCAGAGCTAGGGTCATTGACGAAGCTTGTCAGGTTGGATCTTAGTCAAAACAACTTGACAGGGAAGCTCCCTTCATCTCTCGGAAACTTGACATCGCTCACGGAATTTCAGTTACATGATAACAGTTTAGAAGGAGAAATCCCGGGTGACATAGCTAGACTGAATCAAATGGTCGAATTTAGTGTAGCAGCGAACAACTTCTCCGGTGGTTTTCCTCACGCAATATACAATTTCTCATCACTGGAGTATTTACACATAAGAAATAATCTTTTCTCGGGGTTCTTGAGAACTGATTTTGGTAAACTGCTACCAAACCTAGTGAGGTTAAATATGAGATATAATTATTTCAAAGGAGCCATTCCAGCAACACTTGCCAATATATCAAATCTTCAACATTTTTCAATCAATGACAACCGCATGACAGGAAGTATTCCTTCGAGCATTGGAAAATTACGGGATTTGCAATATGtgtttttttctaataatttttggGTTGGTGATCTTCAGTTTCTTGATGCTTTAACTAACTGCACCCAACTAGTAGCTTTATCGTCTAGTGGAAGTATGCTTGGCGGTCACTTGCCCAGCTCCCTTGCAAATCTCTCCACAAACCTCCGGTTTTTAGACCTTGCAAACAATCTCATCTCTGGAAACATTCCTCACCAAATTGGGAATCTCGTAAGCCTACAAGAGCTCACGTTAGAAGGAAATCTGTTAACGGGTTTACTCACGACCTCTATTGGTAAACTTCTACGATTACAGGGATTGGATCTCAGATTTAATAGTATATCTGGAGAGATACCACCTTCTATAGGCAACCTCACTCGATTAGAGAGACTATATTTGGCCAACAATAGATTTGAAGGGACCATTACTCCAAGTCTCAGTAACTGTACTTCACTACTACACTTATTGATTGGGTCTAATAAGTTGTTTGGGACTATACCTCAGGATATTATGCAAATACAATCCCTTGTTTCACTAGTTGTGTCAGGTAATTCTTTGACTGGCTCTCTACCCGAAGATGTTGGACGACTTGAAAATCTTGTTGATCTATGGGCtgcaaataataaattatccgGACAACTTCCACAAACTTTGGGAAACTGTCTCTCGTTGGAAACACTTTTGCTGGAAGGAAATCATTTTGATGGAGCCTTTCCGAATATACAAAGGTTAAAGggtcttaaaataattgatttctCCAATAATAGTCTCTTTGGAAGCATACCTGCATATCTTGCAAACTTTTCTGCTTTGGAATATCTCAATCTATCTTTTAACAATTTCGAAGGGAGCCTTCCAACAGAAGGAAAATTTCAGAATGCTTCTATAGTTTCTGTCTTTGGAAACAAAAATCTCTGTGGAGGCATCAAGGAGTGGAAACTCAAGCCATGCTCAAGGGGATCAAAGCATTCCTCTGGTTCAAAACATGTAAAGATTGGAGTAAGCATTGGCATATCGTTTCTCTTGCTGCTGTTGTTCGTAGCTTCGGTTTATCAATGTTtgttcagaaaaagaaagaagaaccaGCAGACCAATAACCCAGCTACTTCCACGTTGGAGGTCTTCCATGAGAGGATGAGCTATGGAGAGATCCGAAATGCTACTAATGGCTTCTCTTCAGGCAATATGATTGGTTCAGGAAGTTTTGGTACCGTGTTTAAAGCCTCCTTCCCTGCAGAGAACAAGGTTGTTGCTGTGAAAGTTTTAAACATGCAGAGGCGTGGAGCAATGAGGAGCTTTATTGCAGAATGTGAATCCCTCAAGGGCATAAGGCATCGTAACCTTGTGAAACTACTGACGGCTTGTTCGAGTATTGATTTTCAAGGAAACGAATTCAAAGCACTCGTCTATGAGTTCATGCCTAATGGGAACCTTGATATGTGGCTGCACCCGGAGGAAGTGGAAGAGACTACTCATAGGCCCTCAAGAGCCTTGACACTTCTTGAGAGGCTCAACATTGCCGTAGATGTGGCTTCTGTTTTGGAGTATCTTCATGTTCATTGTTTTGAAGCTATCGCTCATTGCGATATTAAGCCAAGCAACGTCCTCCTAGACGATGATATGACTGCGCATGTTAGCGACTTCGGTCTGGCTCGTCTTCTCAACTTTGATCAGGAGTCATTCTTCAACCAACTAAGTTCCGCTGGGGTTAGAGGAACAATCGGCTATGCCGCACCAG AGTATGGAGTGGGAGGACAGCCATCAATACATGGTGATGTATATAGCTTTGGGATTCTGCTTTTGGAAATGATCACCGGGAAAAGACCAACCAGTGATTTTTTAGAGGGAAACTTTAGCCTACACAGCTACATCAAATCTGTGTTGCCAGAAGGAGTGTTGGGTATTACAGATGAATCCATTCTTGATAATGGTCTCCGAGTCAGCTTCCCTATTGCTGAGTGTTTGACGCTGGTTCTGGACGTGGGACTTCGGTGTTCTGAAGAATCTCCTACGAAAAGATTGACAGTGAGTGAAGCTAGAAAGGAGTTAATCTCAATGAGAGAGAGGTTTTTTAAAACCAGAAGAACAGCCAGACATTGA
- the LOC106446892 gene encoding probable LRR receptor-like serine/threonine-protein kinase At3g47570, with amino-acid sequence MRSFLLYSLSAFMLLEAYGFSDETDRKALLDFKSQVSKDTQVVLSSWNKSFPLCNWKGVTCGLKHKRVTRLDLPGLQLGGVISPSIGNLSFLIILDLSNNSFGGTIPHEVGNLFRLHVLVMSFNDLGGMIPISIFNCSRLLGLYLNSNHLRGGVLSELGSLKKLVSLNLGVNNLKGKLPESLGNLTSLKRVRFSQNSMEGEIPGDIARLNQMVVLSLEKNKFSGGFPHGIYNFSSLKYFFIQNNHFSGSLRTDFGKLLPNLVEFNMGYNYFKGDIPATLANMSTLQHFLINDNSMTGSIRSSIGKLRHLQYVFLSNNFWVGDLQFLDALTNCTQLVALSTSGSRLGGHLPSSLANLSTNLRFLDLANNLISGNIPHQIGNLVSLQELTLEGNLLTGLLTASIGKLLRLQVLNLSSNSISGEIPSSIGNLTRLERLYLANNRFEGTITPSLSNCTSLLHLLIGSNKLSGTIPQDIMQIQSLVKLDVSGNSLTGSLPEDLGQLKFLVELWAAHNKLSGQLPHTLGNCLSLETLLLEGNHFDGAFPDIQRLKGLKIIDFSNNSLFGSIPAYLANFSALEYLNLSFNNFEGSVPTEGKFQNASIVSIFGNKNLCGGIKELKLKPCSRGSKHSSRSKHVKIGVSIGISFLLLLLFVASVYLCLFRKRKKNQQINNSATSTLEVIHERMSYIEIRNATVGFSSGNMIGSGSFGTVFKASFPAENKVVAVKVLNMQRRGAMRSFIAECESLKGIRHRNLVKLLTACSSIDFQGNEFKALIYEFMPNGSLDMWLHPEEVEETTHRPSRALTLLERLNIAIDVASVLEYLHVHCFEAIAHCDIKPSNVLLDDDMTAHVSDFGLARLLNFDQESFFNQLSSAGVRGTIGYAAPEYGVGGQPSIHGDVYSFGILLLEMITGKRPTSDFLEGNFSLHSYIKSALPEGVLDITDESILDNGLRVGFPVAECLTLVLDVGLRCSEESPTNRLTVSGARKELISMRERFF; translated from the exons ATGAGATCGTTTCTTTTATATTCTTTGAGTGCTTTCATGTTACTTGAAGCATATGGTTTTAGTGATGAAACTGATAGGAAAGCGTTGCTGGACTTCAAATCTCAAGTTTCAAAAGACACACAAGTTGTCTTGTCCTCATGGAATAAGTCATTCCCTCTGTGCAACTGGAAAGGAGTTACATGCGGCCTTAAACACAAGAGGGTTACTCGTTTGGACCTCCCAGGGTTGCAATTGGGCGGGGTGATATCGCCATCTATTGGTAATCTTTCGTTTCTCATAATACTCGATCTCTCTAATAACTCTTTTGGTGGAACCATCCCTCACGAGGTGGGAAATTTGTTTAGACTTCATGTCTTGGTTATGAGCTTTAATGATCTGGGAGGAATGATTCCAATCAGCATATTTAACTGCTCTAGATTGTTGGGACtttatttaaattcaaatcatCTTCGAGGAGGTGTTCTTTCAGAGCTAGGGTCATTGAAGAAGCTTGTCAGCTTGAATCTTGGTGTAAACAACTTGAAAGGAAAGCTCCCTGAATCTCTTGGAAACTTGACATCACTCAAAAGAGTTAGGTTTAGTCAAAACAGTATGGAAGGAGAAATTCCGGGTGATATAGCTAGGTTGAATCAAATGGTTGTTCTTAGTTTAGAAAAGAACAAGTTCTCTGGTGGTTTTCCTCACGGAATATACAATTTCTCATCACTGAAGTATTTTTTCATACAAAATAATCATTTCTCGGGTTCCTTGAGAACTGATTTTGGTAAACTGCTACCAAACCTAGTGGAGTTCAATATGGGATATAATTATTTCAAAGGAGACATTCCAGCAACACTTGCCAATATGTCGACTCTTCAACATTTTTTAATCAATGACAACAGCATGACAGGAAGTATTCGTTCCAGCATTGGAAAATTACGGCACTTGCAATATGTGTTTCTTTCTAATAATTTTTGGGTTGGAGATCTTCAGTTTCTTGATGCTTTAACTAACTGCACCCAACTAGTAGCTTTATCGACTAGTGGAAGTAGGCTTGGCGGTCACTTGCCCAGCTCCCTTGCAAATCTCTCCACAAACCTCCGGTTTTTAGACCTTGCAAACAATCTCATCTCTGGAAACATTCCTCACCAAATTGGGAATCTCGTAAGCCTACAAGAGCTCACGTTAGAAGGAAATCTGTTAACGGGTTTACTCACGGCCTCTATTGGTAAACTCTTGCGATTACAGGTATTGAATCTCAGTTCAAATAGTATATCTGGAGAGATACCATCTTCTATAGGAAACCTCACTCGATTAGAGAGACTATATTTGGCCAACAATAGATTTGAAGGAACCATTACTCCAAGTCTCAGTAACTGTACTTCACTACTACACTTATTGATTGGGTCTAATAAGTTGTCTGGGACTATACCTCAGGATATTATGCAAATTCAGTCCCTCGTTAAACTAGATGTGTCAGGTAATTCTTTGACCGGCTCTCTACCAGAAGATCTTGGACAACTTAAATTTCTTGTTGAGCTATGGGCTGCACATAATAAATTATCCGGACAACTTCCACACACTTTGGGAAACTGTCTCTCCTTGGAAACACTTTTGCTGGAAGGAAATCATTTTGATGGAGCCTTTCCAGATATACAAAGGTTAAAGggtcttaaaataattgatttctCCAATAATAGTCTCTTTGGAAGTATACCTGCATATCTTGCAAACTTTTCTGCTTTGGAATATCTCAATCTATCTTTTAACAATTTCGAGGGGAGCGTTCCAACGGAAGGAAAATTTCAGAATGCTTCTATAGTTTCGATCTTTGGAAACAAAAATCTCTGTGGAGGCATCAAGGAGTTGAAACTCAAGCCATGCTCAAGGGGATCAAAGCATTCCTCTCGTTCAAAACATGTAAAGATTGGAGTAAGCATTGGCATATCGTTTCTCTTGCTGCTGTTGTTCGTAGCTTCTGTTTATCTATGTTtgttcagaaaaagaaagaagaaccaGCAGATCAATAACTCAGCTACGTCCACATTGGAGGTCATCCATGAGAGGATGAGTTACATAGAGATCCGAAATGCAACTGTTGGCTTCTCTTCAGGCAATATGATTGGTTCAGGAAGTTTTGGTACCGTTTTTAAAGCCTCCTTCCCTGCAGAGAACAAGGTTGTTGCTGTGAAAGTTTTAAACATGCAGAGACGTGGAGCAATGAGGAGCTTTATTGCAGAATGTGAATCCCTCAAGGGCATAAGGCATCGTAACCTTGTGAAACTACTGACGGCTTGTTCGAGTATTGATTTTCAAGGAAACGAATTCAAAGCACTCATCTACGAGTTCATGCCTAATGGAAGCCTTGATATGTGGCTGCACCCTGAGGAAGTGGAAGAGACTACTCATAGGCCCTCAAGAGCCTTGACACTTCTTGAGAGGCTCAACATTGCCATAGATGTGGCTTCTGTTTTGGAGTATCTTCATGTTCATTGTTTTGAAGCTATCGCTCATTGCGATATTAAGCCAAGCAACGTCCTCCTAGACGATGATATGACTGCGCATGTTAGCGACTTCGGTCTGGCTCGTCTTCTCAACTTTGATCAGGAGTCATTCTTCAACCAACTAAGTTCCGCTGGGGTTAGAGGAACAATCGGCTATGCCGCACCAG AGTATGGAGTGGGAGGACAGCCATCAATACATGGTGATGTGTATAGCTTTGGGATTCTGCTTTTGGAAATGATCACCGGGAAAAGACCAACCAGTGATTTTTTGGAGGGAAACTTTAGCCTACACAGCTACATCAAATCTGCGTTGCCAGAAGGAGTGTTGGATATTACAGACGAATCCATTCTTGATAATGGTCTCCGAGTCGGCTTCCCTGTTGCTGAGTGTTTGACGCTGGTTCTGGACGTTGGACTTCGGTGTTCTGAAGAATCTCCTACGAACAGATTGACAGTGAGTGGAGCTAGAAAGGAGTTAATCTCAATGAGAGAGAGGTTTTTTTAA
- the LOC106446891 gene encoding V-type proton ATPase subunit a1 encodes MDDFLDKLPEMDLMRSEKMTLVQLIIPVESAHRCVTYLGELGLLQFRDLNADKSPFQRTFATQVKRCGEMSRKLRFFKDQIDKAGLRCLPRHEIEPDIELGDLERQLADHEHEVLEMNSNSEKLRLTYNELLEFKIVLQKASGFLVSSNAHAIGDETELHESTYSNNGFIESSSLLEQEMRHEPLNQSGLRFISGIINKDKLLKFERMLFRATRGNMLFNQTPSDEEIMDPSTSEMVEKIVFVVFFSGEQARTKILKICEAFGANCYPVPEDTTKQRQLTREVLSRLSDLEATLDAGTRHRNNALNAVGYSLTKWMTTVRREKAVYDTLNMLNFDVTKKCLVGEGWCPTFAKTQIHEVLQRATFDSNSQVGVIFHVMQAVESPPTYFRTNKLTNAFQEIIDAYGVARYQEANPAVYSVVTYPFLFAVMFGDWGHGLCLLLGALYLLARERKLSTQKLGSFMEMLFGGRYVILLMALFSIYCGLIYNEFFSVPFHIFGGSAYKCRDATCSDAYTVGLVKYRDPYPFGVDPSWRGSRTELPYLNSLKMKMSILLGIAQMNLGLILSFFNARFFGSSLDIRYQFIPQMIFLNSLFGYLSLLIIIKWCTGSQADLYHVMIYMFLSPTEELGENELFWGQRPLQILLLLMAFIAVPWMLFPKPFALRKIHMERFQGRTYGVLGTSEVDLDVEPDSARGHQEEEFNFSEIFVHQLIHSIEFVLGSVSNTASYLRLWALSLAHSELSTVFYEKVLLLAWGYENILIRLIGVVVFAFATAFILLMMETLSAFLHALRLHWVEFMGKFFHGDGYKFKPFSFALISDDDE; translated from the exons atggatGATTTCTTAGACAAGTTGCCGGAGATGGATCTGATGCGCTCGGAGAAGATGACGCTCGTCCAGCTTATCATCCCCGTCGAGTCCGCTCACCGTTGCGTCACTTATCTCGGCGAACTCGGCCTCTTACAGTTCCGCGAC CTAAATGCCGATAAAAGTCCATTTCAGCGCACATTTGCTACTCAG GTAAAGCGATGTGGTGAGATGTCAAGGAAGCTGCGCTTTTTCAAAGATCAAATTGATAAAGCTGGTCTAAGATGTTTACCACGCCATGAAATAGAACCGGACATTGAGCTTGGAGATTTAGAG AGACAACTTGCTGATCACGAGCATGAGGTACTGGAAATGAACTCAAACAGTGAAAAGCTTCGGCTGACATATAACGAACTTCTTGAATTCAAGATAGTTCTTCAAAAG GCAAGTGGTTTCCTTGTCTCAAGTAATGCTCATGCAATTGGAGATGAAACAGAACTGCATGAAAGCACCTACTCAAATAACGGTTTTATTGAGAGTTCCTCTTTACTAGAGCAG GAAATGAGGCATGAACCCCTGAATCAATCAGGACTGAGATTTATTAGTGGAATCATTAACAAAGACAAACTTCTTAAGTTTGAAAGAATGTTGTTTCGTGCAACAAGAGGCAATATGCTTTTCAACCAAACACCCTCTGATGAGGAGATCATGGATCCTTCAACATCAGAAATG GTGGAGAAAATTGTATTTGTGGTTTTCTTTTCTGGGGAGCAAGCAAggacaaaaatattgaaaatatgtGAAGCATTTGGTGCAAATTGCTATCCTGTCCCCGAGGATACAACAAAGCAGAGGCAGCTTACGAGAGAA GTTTTATCCCGACTCTCTGATCTGGAGGCCACGCTAGATGCTGGAACTCGCCATCGGAATAATGCTCTTAATGCTGTTGGTTACAGCTTGACAAAATGGATGACCACG GTTCGGAGAGAAAAAGCGGTTTATGATACTCTGAACATGCTAAATTTTGATGTAACCAAAAAATGCCTTGTTGGCGAAGGTTGGTGCCCCACATTTGCGAAGACCCAG ATTCATGAGGTCCTTCAGCGAGCCACTTTTGACAGCAATTCACAAGTGGGCGTTATATTTCATGTAATGCAAGCGGTAGAATCACCTCCCACCTATTTCAGAACGAACAAACTTACTAATGCGTTCCAGGAGATTATTGATGCTTACGG TGTTGCAAGATATCAAGAGGCAAACCCGGCAGTTTATTCAGTTGTCACATATCCCTTTTTGTTCGCTGTTATGTTTGGTGATTGGGGTCATGGTCTATGCTTGCTGCTAGGAGCGTTGTATCTTCTTGCTCGTGAAAGGAAGCTGAGTACGCAG AAACTCGGAAGCTTTATGGAGATGCTCTTTGGAGGCCGCTATGTAATCTTACTAATGGCACTTTTCTCAATATATTGTGGGCTTATCTACAATGAGTTTTTCTCTGTTCCTTTCCACATATTTGGTGGTTCAGCTTACAAATGCAGAGATGCTACTTGTAG TGATGCTTACACAGTTGGTTTAGTCAAGTACCGTGATCCATACCCTTTTGGCGTAGATCCTAGTTGGCGTGGAAGCCGTACAGAACTGCCTTACCTGAACTCGCTTAAGATGAAGATGTCTATTCTGCTGGGAATTGCTCAGATGAATCTGGGACTAATATTAAGTTTCTTCAATGCTCGCTTCTTCGGCTCATCGTTGGACATAAG GTATCAGTTTATCCCTCAGATGATATTTCTGAACAGCCTATTCGGTTACCTTTCACTACTCATCATTATCAAGTGGTGCACTGGATCTCAAGCGGACCTGTATCATGTcatgatatacatgtttttaagtccaACTGAAGAACTTGGTGAGAACGAGTTGTTCTGGGGCCAGCGTCCACTTCAG ATTCTGTTATTGCTTATGGCTTTCATTGCCGTTCCATGGATGCTTTTTCCAAAACCTTTTGCACTCAGAAAAATTCACATGGAG AGGTTTCAAGGTCGCACGTACGGCGTTCTTGGTACATCGGAGGTGGATCTGGATGTAGAACCAGACTCAGCTAGAGGACATCAGGAAGAAGAGTTTAACTTCAGCGAGATATTTGTTCATCAGTTGATTCACTCCATAGAGTTTGTTCTAGGTTCAGTATCTAACACAGCATCTTATCTTCGTCTCTGGGCTCTGAG TTTGGCTCATTCGGAATTGTCGACGGTTTTCTATGAGAAAGTTCTTCTTCTTGCCTGGGG GTATGAGAACATTTTGATCCGGTTAATCGGAGTAGTGGTGTTTGCGTTTGCAACAGCTTTTATACTTCTGATGATGGAAACACTAAGTGCGTTTCTTCATGCGCTGCGTCTTCACTGGGTTGAATTCATGGGGAAGTTCTTTCATGGAGATGGTTACAAGTTCAAGCCTTTCTCTTTTGCTTTGATCTCAGATGACGATGAATAA